GGTAAAATAAACCCTCTGCACACTATGCTCCACTGTGTGTTGTTTTACACACCAAGTGCAATATGCAGAGCTGGTTAGTGGACTGTGGTGCTGTAAAGGAAATGTTGCCAGTGCATGTTTCATGCATGTGTGAGCATGTGGTCTGTGAAATATCCAGACTGGAGCACTCAGTGCTGGAGAATCTCAAGCTAAAAATTGCTTTTTATCTTTACACCTTTGTACTTAAACAGCAATACTTACAGATTCATAAAATTGTCATTGCACACAGAGATAACTAATTTCTCAACCACAGTACATTATATATGGAACCATCTTTGTGTGttctttgtcattatttttaaaaatgtagccTGAAAAATGAAAGCCTGTAGCTGCTTCTCTGTGCATTGGACCAAAGGGAGACATGCATGGTGTCTCACCTGGAGAGTGTGCAGTCAGGCTGGTGAAGGCTGGTACGCAAATTTATAgtcatatgttttctttttcttccttttacttaaaggcaaaaataatcaaatcCCCCCCTTGTTTTGCAGGTGCCCAGATTGTGGGAGTCAACTGCCACTTTGACCCCATGACCTGCGTGGAGACCGTGAAGTTGATGAAAGAGGGAGTGGAGAAGGCTGGTCTGAAGGCTCACTACATGGTTCAGCCGCTGGCATTCCACACTCCTGACTGCAACTGCCAGGGATTCATTGATCTGCCAGAGTTCCCCTTcggtaaaatattttttgtgcatatttaaaaaagaaaaaagcaggctATCTTGCAGTGGCCATCATTTCATATCCTCTTATCCCCTATCCTCTCAGCCCTAGAACCCAGAATCCTAACCCGCTGGGACATGCATAAGTATGCCAGGGAGGCATACAAGGCTGGCATCCGATTCATTGGTGGCTGCTGTGGTTTTGAGCCCTATCACATCAGGGCTTTGGCACAGGAACTGGCCCCTGAAAGAGGCATAATACCCGCTGGATCAGAGAAACATGGAATGTGGGGTAGTGGTCTGGAGATGCACACCAAGCCTTGGGTCAGAGCCAGGTAAAGGATTTTAAACGATTAGACAGATTCATACAATTGTAGCAATAAAATTCtttagtgtctgtctcctaacCTGCCCTTTTTTTCTAGGTCCTGTCGTGAATACTGGGAGAAGATCTTGCCTGCATCCGGTTGCCCCAAATCCGCATCCATGTCCACACCAGAAGGCTGGGGTGTGACCAAGGGTGATGCTGAACTGCTTCAGCACAAAGAGGCCACCACCAGCAAGGAAATGAGGCATGTGCTGGAGGTGCAGAAGTCCAAGTCCACAGTATGAGGATGAGATTATAAAGAAAATCAATGCACCTTTCCCTCCAGTCAGTCAACAACAGAGAGACAGGGGGGGATGAGTGTGGTCTTTCCCAGTTCAGTTAGACGATGAAAAGCACTTGTAACAGCAGTGCTCCGACTGTAGAGTGTTAAACtgtaaaacccccaaaacaataGGCCTGAGTTTTTTACTTCACTTTATGGCTTCGTGTTGTTTTTGTGAAGCATGTGCTTGGACTGCTGCAACAAATCAAACTACTCAAAAATGTCTGTTACAAATTTCACCCATGCAGACATATGTGAAGTGATCTAgtgtttgactgtttttttttgtttttcttttaatgcctGGCTGCTATCAGGTTGAAAACAAAAGGCCAAAAACTGGGAGGGAatccaacaacaacaccaaGAACCATCTAATCCGGACCAAACTAGTATCGCACATTCACAATACTCTCATTCAAAGAGTTGCATAACCTTTCCCTTGCCAATCAGAGCAGCTCTTACTTAGAACACTCCCCTTCTTCAGAGAGATTTAATCTGGCCCTCTGCCCCACTCTACTGTCACTTCAGCATCTCGAGGTCTGAGCAGTCAGGGGTCCACACAGCTGTGAAATTATGGCACCAGCAAAAAAGGTATGTGCAGGCTTTTTTGTCCAGAGGTAGGGTTATGCTGTGAAAagttagttttgtgaaattATTATAGCAATCATAATGACCCACGGTGGGGTTAGTATTTCTGTCTGAGATTTCTGCTCCCATCTCACGCTGTAAGTTAAATGTGGGTGAAAGGTTGTGAGGCTGGGGTATCATACTGCATGTTTATGGTAGTCTTTTTGAGTGGTGTGTATTCTGTGTAGAACATCAGGTCATTTCTCAGACCACTGAACCTTCTTGATGCTATTAGGCATACAGAAAGACCAATGAagctcattttatttattccatttttaatttgtatacgGAATAATGGTAGCTTAAAAAAATCTTAGAGTGTCACACTGCAAgcatgtttatatttatattatccACTGGtcagttttaatattttagcCGATTTTGCTTCTATTGCTAGACTAAAGATGTGTGCACCTAACACAGTTAGGTGTTTATTCAATCTGTAGCAGGGATTTATGCAAAGTAGCACATAGTTAATGAGATAGTTTGgattttttgccatttaaaaataagatttcataaaatgtggattataaaaaaacattttcttcattAAGCATTCATCTTATATTAGGAACACTCAATGTGTTTGCTCAGTTCACTTGCAGTCTCCTTTGATATTATCCTAGGTTTTGACTTTTTCCTGTAGATTAAAAATAACAAGACTTACTTCAAAATattatttgattttgatttttgcaACTCTTACAGGATTTTTTTGAGCTTTTTAAAGGaacaaacctttaaaaacaaactttcaGCGTGGGAAGACAGATGTGGTACAGGATGTAGGAATCTGCAATCCACAAGGCCAGACAATTGATTTAACTGTGTATAAGCTAATATCGATTACAAGTTTCTTTAAAATATACAGTTTGCAATTTCTTTGGCTTTACTGGCTCCACAGTAATATTTGCAAAATGATCCACTGAGCACAGGTTAAGCTTCTCCGTGGATCCCTCTGTTTCCACAGGGCATCCTTGAACGTCTCAATGCTGGTGAGGTGGTGATTGGTGATGGAGGATTTGTGTTTGCTCTGGAGAAGAGGGGGTACGTAAAGGCCGGACCATGGACGCCTGAAGCTTCTGTACAGTACCCTGATGCAGGTAAGAACATACTGCTGTACCAAAACTGCCACTCCGTTACATCTTAAAATGGGATTTCCATTATCCATTGCTGGGTCTGCCTGTAAATACCTGGCAGTGTATGTTACATTTTAGATTGCTTTGGCACAGCGTTTGTCCTATGATGCAACCACTTGATGATTTTCAGTGCGACAGCTGCacagagagttcctgagagcCGGGTCCAACGTTATGCAGACCTTTACATTCTACGCCAGTGATGACAAACTTGAGAACAGAGGCAACAACCTCAAACTGACTGTAAGTTAAAAGGGAAATTACAGCAAGTTTCATTCTttatcaaaacaaaaatattttaaatgtgtatttgaAGAGTCTCTTTGATTattagttgggtttttttttttttttgcttcattcTACAGGGAGCTCAGATCAATGAGGCTGCCTGTGATTTAGCCCGTGAGGTTGCCAATGAGGGTGATGCTCTTGTTGCTGGAGGAGTGTCCCAAACTCCATCTTACCTGAGCTGCAAGAGCAAGGCAGATGTGAAGGCCATCTTCAGAAAACAGTTGGATGTGTTCATCAAGAAAAATGTGGACTTCCTGATTGCTGAGGTAGCTACACCGAACGctttggcattttttaaaaactttttctgGAGGATTCCAAAGGTGTAAAACTGCCATTGAACCAGTTTTGAGTGTTTCTTACTTGCTGAGAGAAGTTTTGTTTGAGCTTAATGCTTTTGTCCTTTAGTACTTTGAGCATGTTGAAGAGGCCGTGTGGGCTGTGGAGGTGATGAAGGAGACAGGGAAGCCTGTGGCTGCTTCTCTGTGTATTGGACCAAAGGGGGACATGCACGGTGTCTCACCTGGAGAGTGTGCAGTCAGGCTGGTCAAAGCCGGTGAGTACAGTTATCTTTGTcaatttttatgttgtttcagCAGAAAAGAATTACAGACTGTCTCCCTGTGAGCCTTATCAGACACTAAAAAGTTCAAGACTTCTTATCAACTGAGGTTTATATACCTTTACATTCATGTGAGGTCACTTGGTGTATTTCTACTACAAGAGTGAGTGACTATTGGCCCGACAGCAATTTATTGGacagtaaaaatgaacaaaacttCAGCATCTGTGCCACCATAGTGTAACTAATTTATAAGGAATAAAAATGGCATATGATACCTGTAATTGGTTTTCTTCTGTTaggatttccttttttttctgggaTGAGCCTGTACAGGCCAAAACAGTGGCCAATAGTTATTTTATTCAGTAACATGCACAAAAATGTTCCCACTAAACACAAATACATTCAAAGACCTTATACCCACAACTGCAAACCACAGTTGATTAGGTGTCAGCCATGTATTTTCttacactctcacacacagttCATGTTACTGCATGTGGTGTATTTTGTTCTACAGGTGCCCAGATTGTGGGAGTCAACTGTCACTTTGACCCCATGACCTGTGTGGAGACCGTGAAGCAGATGAAGGTGGGAGTGGAGAAGGCTGGTCTGAAGGCTCACTACATGGTTCAGCCGCTGGCATACCACACTCCTGACTGCAACTGCCAGGGATTTATCGACCTGCCAGAGTTCCCCTTCGGTAACGAGATACTGTCTTGTATTATAAATCTGCCATTCCAACTGTTCTGGATACGCACTGTCCTTATATATGCCCTCTGCTGGTGAATATGCTACACTGCATTGCAGAAAGTTCAGCCAGCCAACACAGAACAGCAAACTTTCACCACAAACTACAAAACTGTAATTTAAATgtgcataaaaaaaatgtttttttctctttcaggccTGGAGCCCAGGATTCTGACTCGCTGGGACATGCACAAGTATGCCAGAGAAGCTTACAATGCTGGCATTCGCTTCATCGGTGGCTGCTGTGGCTTTGAGGCTTATCACATTAGGGCTATAGCAGAGGAACTGGCACCTGAGAGAGGCTTCCTTCCAAGTGCATCAGAGAAACATGGCTCCTGGGGTGCTGGTCTGGAAATGCACACCAAGCCTTGGGTTAGAGCCAGGTCAGAACAGAAGCAACTATTAATTCTAATACTTAAAAATACTTTGTGAAATATGACATATTCGCTGTTTACTACCAGTAAtcactcttgttttttttatgtctgttgACTTTTAGAGCCCGACGTGATTACTGGGAGAACCTGAAGCCAGCCTCCGGTCGTCCCCAGTGTCCCTCCATGTCTGTCCCTGATTCTTGGGGTGTTACCAAGGGCCATGCTGATCTGATGCAGCAGAAAGAGGCAACCTCTAAAGAAGAACTCGAACAGCTGTTCGACAAATCAAAAACCCACTGAGTCAGTCTGTTTCAGACTCAGCAGCCGACAGCTGTGTACAGAGCTACTGATGTGCAGCAGTCCATAGTATCTATATACAGTGCTTCATCTAACAAACATAGTGTCAGTTGTCATGACATTAGCACTGTTATGTGTATCTTTAGACTGTAAAACTGGGGCCACAGCGTCTCAAAAGTGGGAGCTGACCCAGTAAACCCAGTAAAAGTGACCAGTTTGGTTTCTCCAACCCTGGACCACTTAGTTTAATATctaataaaaaagataaaatacaaatCGTTTGTTTCTTCTCAGTTTCTTTCTGATGATGTACACATATATTCTGTGTCTACTACTTGTGTCTATGCATCCacaaataatctgcaaagcagAGTTAAAAGTGTTATAACAGAGTCATTGTTCAATGCTATAAGACCTGTCATTAAATAATAAGGCTAAAATTAGTGAGATTTATGCTATCTATGGTTTATTCCTGCAATGAGAATAAACAGTGAACTCAGTTGAACTCTCTGATTAACTGTAGGCCTGTTACTCAAAGCATAGTTAATGTTTACCAACATAACACCTGAGTATATGTCTACAGTAAGCACAAGATGACTTTAGAACATACCAGAAAGGACTGGAAACTTCTTGGTCTCATGGTTGGACATGGTGTTTATTACCCATCATTAAACTGTTCTCATCTTTCCCATTAATTAATTTGACAAAGCTTAATTGGAAAATAGGATCTGACAGTGTCTGCATTCTAAACCAGATGCCTGTGGTTTTAAAAGCATTTGCACATTGTTTTCCAGAAGGCCTGTAATGAAAGATGTTAATACGTTTTACTAAGAGAACTGCTGAGACATATAAACTATgagaagagaggggaaaaaagtcagATACCCAATATGTGCTGGGTTTTCCTCTCTTATGAGCACCAACTATTAAGGAACAGTAATATTAATAACCTAATTGCTGTGTAATCTGGCTTTTATATAGATATTATACTACAAATACTACAGTATGTGCAACGCGGCACGAAGGAAAAAGCGATATTGCTCCTGGTGACATATTTTCACAAATAAAAGAGCTCTGTTCCTTATCTCGCTTGTGATTGAGCGAGCACAGCCCACGTGACGAGGTTATCCGTTTTCTTCAAGGCAGTGTGAAATTAAAGATAGATATTTTTGCCGTTACCTAACAGGAGCCTTGTGTTGACATTTCCCTTATCATACGACAATATTCAATCAATTTTGTCGCTTTGACAACAGTAATGGTGTTCTGGGCCTTATCAGAAATCGGATAATTTTACTTTAGAGCGGGCTGGAGGTTTTTAGTGAtacagtttttcatgttttttttacaggagACGGCTAACGAAGACTGTAACATGGCCTGACCTAACAGGACAGTCGCTGACAACACATCTACCGGCCACCTGCTATCATAGACAGAGGGTTAAAGACACAGCTAGAGGTAAGGTGTAGCATGATAACAGTGCATTTATCGCTAATGCACTTCAACCTTCCACTCAAAATGTATGTTAACGACCAAATCTTACCTAAAAATTAAACACTCTTCCCACAAACATGTATTGCTATTTGTCTACTATGACTTTCACATTACCTCCTGCACCGTTGTTATAATGTCATTCGCTGAACCCTTTCTGTCTTACGGGCTCGCCGTCGATAGCGCCATCATGTGGTGTTTTtgcgtgtttttctttctttctgcagctTCAAACCGGAAGTAAACCCGAGAGGTCGTCATGGGGAGTAAAGTCAGCTCCAAAATGGCAGCTCCCGTCGCTCGAGTTGTTCAGGTAACGTTAACTACTTAAATGTTAATTTCTccgggtttgtttgtgttgccTCCTGATTTAGAGCTTATAAAGTAAAACGCTGCTTTTCCCGCTGTTCCGAACAGTAAACTACTTTATATCGTGCGGCCTCTTGAGGTGGCAAAGACCCGTCATACCCTTGTTAGTGCCCTTGTTCATAAACC
This genomic stretch from Astatotilapia calliptera chromosome 12, fAstCal1.2, whole genome shotgun sequence harbors:
- the LOC113033385 gene encoding betaine--homocysteine S-methyltransferase 1-like, coding for MAPAKKGILERLNAGEVVIGDGGFVFALEKRGYVKAGPWTPEASVQYPDAVRQLHREFLRAGSNVMQTFTFYASDDKLENRGNNLKLTGAQINEAACDLAREVANEGDALVAGGVSQTPSYLSCKSKADVKAIFRKQLDVFIKKNVDFLIAEYFEHVEEAVWAVEVMKETGKPVAASLCIGPKGDMHGVSPGECAVRLVKAGAQIVGVNCHFDPMTCVETVKQMKVGVEKAGLKAHYMVQPLAYHTPDCNCQGFIDLPEFPFGLEPRILTRWDMHKYAREAYNAGIRFIGGCCGFEAYHIRAIAEELAPERGFLPSASEKHGSWGAGLEMHTKPWVRARARRDYWENLKPASGRPQCPSMSVPDSWGVTKGHADLMQQKEATSKEELEQLFDKSKTH
- the LOC113033387 gene encoding betaine--homocysteine S-methyltransferase 1-like isoform X2 — protein: MTCVETVKLMKEGVEKAGLKAHYMVQPLAFHTPDCNCQGFIDLPEFPFALEPRILTRWDMHKYAREAYKAGIRFIGGCCGFEPYHIRALAQELAPERGIIPAGSEKHGMWGSGLEMHTKPWVRARSCREYWEKILPASGCPKSASMSTPEGWGVTKGDAELLQHKEATTSKEMRLKTKGQKLGGNPTTTPRTI
- the LOC113033387 gene encoding betaine--homocysteine S-methyltransferase 1-like isoform X1, encoding MHGVSPGECAVRLVKAGAQIVGVNCHFDPMTCVETVKLMKEGVEKAGLKAHYMVQPLAFHTPDCNCQGFIDLPEFPFALEPRILTRWDMHKYAREAYKAGIRFIGGCCGFEPYHIRALAQELAPERGIIPAGSEKHGMWGSGLEMHTKPWVRARSCREYWEKILPASGCPKSASMSTPEGWGVTKGDAELLQHKEATTSKEMRLKTKGQKLGGNPTTTPRTI